The genomic interval CTTAAATCATTGATTAAGGCGGAAGTTATTCACTCTGATCCTTCGAAGTTGGAGATTATTACTACACATGATAGTTATGGTGCTGTTTATTGCCATCTGACAGGGGGAACAACTTTTGAAAATTCTGTATTTATAAAAGCTTTAAGGGAAGTGCTGGAAGAAATTGATAACCCGCGTTATGTGATTGTAAGGAAAAGCTGGTTGTTTTCTTTTTTTAGTCAGCGGGATTACCATGCGCTTCCGGAAATACTGGCCAGAAATAAAGAACTTGCTGAATATTTTACCGGGCAGTGGAGAAATCTGGTTGGCCCTTGTAATTTGATATTTACGCGGACCCTGAAAGGCAGAAAATTGTTACTGCAATCAAGAATGCAGGCGCTGTCTTCCCAATTTACGAAAAAAACAGAGCAAGTGAATAAATGGAAATGATCAACAGCGTTGTAATTCTACATCTTAAAGTAGAATTTGCAAATTGTTGCATCTATTTTTGCAATATATAGCGGCATAGAATTTTTTTAAATTAAATTTGCGCCATAAAAACATACCATGATTTATTTCTTCTCCAACGAGCTTAATACTGTTTTTGCTTTACAATCAGAGCAAACTCTCTCATCGTCAGATATTTCTAAGTTAACTTGGCTGTTTGGCGGGGCCCGGTTCAAACAAGAAACCGTTTTGACGGAGTTCTTTATTGGTCCGCGCGCTGCAATGGTAACTCCATGGAGCACGAATGCTGTTGAAATTACGCAGAATATGGATATTCACGGGATCATCAGAATTGAAGAGTTCAAAAACACAACAGCAGATTTTACTGACTTTGATCCGATGCTGTTTCAAAAATACAGTGAACTCAATCAGGAGATTTATACGATCAGCCTTCAGCCAGAATCAATTCTGCCAATTGAAGATATTGCAGCGTATAATCAGCAGGAAGGTCTTTCCTTAAGTGAAGAAGAAGTAGATTATTTAAATAAACTTGCAGATAAACTAGGACGTAAACTGACAGACTCCGAAGTATTCGGTTTTTCTCAGGTGAATTCAGAACATTGCCGTCACAAGATTTTCAATGGTACGTTTGTGATTGATGGAGAAGAACAGCCTTCATCTTTATTTAAACTGATCCGTAAAACATCTGAGGCTAATCCTAACGGCATTGTTTCGGCCTATAAAGATAACGTAGCCTTCGTCAAAGGCCCGAGAGTGCAGCAATTTGCCCCTAAAAGAGCTGATGTACCGGATTACTATGAAATTAAAGACTTTGATTCAGTAATCTCACTGAAAGCAGAAACACATAATTTTCCAACTACTGTAGAACCTTTTAATGGTGCGGCTACAGGTTCAGGAGGAGAAATCAGAGATAGGTTAGCTGGTGGTCAGGGCTCTTTGCCTTTAGCGGGTACTGCTGTTTATATGACTTCTTTCTCTCGTCTGGAAGAAAACCGTCCATGGGAAAAAGCAGTAAACGAAAGAGACTGGTTGTACCAGACTCCAATGGATATTCTGATCAAAGCTTCAAACGGAGCTTCTGATTTCGGTAACAAATTCGGTCAGCCACTGATTACAGGTTCGATCCTTACTTTTGAACATGAGGAAGACGCCAGGAAACTTGGTTATGATAAAGTAATCATGCAGGCAGGTGGCGTTGGTTATGGAAAAGCTGACCAGGCTAAAAAAGAAAAACCTGCGCTGAATGACAAAATTGTTGTTTTAGGCGGAGAAAACTATAGAATAGGAATGGGCGGTGCTGCGGTATCTTCAGCAGATACAGGGGCTTTAGGTTCAGGTATCGAACTGAACGCTATTCAACGTTCAAATCCTGAAATGCAGAAAAGAGTTGCCAATGCCGTACGTGGTATGGTAGAAAGCGATCACAATACGATTGTATCTATTCATGATCACGGAGCAGGTGGTCACCTGAATTGTCTTTCTGAACTGGTTGAAGAGACTGGTGGAAAGATTGATTTAGATAAACTGCCAGTTGGTGATCCGACCCTTTCTGCCAAAGAAATTATCGGCAATGAATCTCAGGAACGTATGGGACTGGTGATCAGCCAGAAAAACATTGATACGTTACAGAAAATTGCTGACCGTGAAAGGGCTCCGATGTATACGGTAGGAGAAGTGACAGGTGATCATCGTTTTACTTTTGAATCTGCTACCAACGGTTCTAAACCGATGGACCTGAAAATGGAGGACATGTTTGGCAGCTCTCCGAAAGTAATCATGCAGGATAAAACGGTTGATAGAAAATATGAGCCGGTAACTTATGATGCTGCTGAACTGAATACTTATCTGGAACAAGTATTACAACTGGAAGCAGTAGCGAGTAAAGACTGGTTAACAAATAAAGTTGACCGTTGTGTGGGTGGCCGTGTGGCTAAACAACAATGTGCAGGCCCATTACAATTACCATTGAATAACTGTGGGGTAATGGCTTTGGATTTTCAAGGTAAAGACGGTATCGCAACTTCTATTGGACATGCGCCGCTTTCAGCGCTGATTGACCCTGCTGCAGGAAGCAGAAATGCTATTGCAGAGTCACTTTCAAATATTGTTTGGGCTCCTTTAAAAGATGGTTTGGAAAGTATTTCACTTTCA from Pedobacter sp. WC2423 carries:
- the purL gene encoding phosphoribosylformylglycinamidine synthase, which encodes MIYFFSNELNTVFALQSEQTLSSSDISKLTWLFGGARFKQETVLTEFFIGPRAAMVTPWSTNAVEITQNMDIHGIIRIEEFKNTTADFTDFDPMLFQKYSELNQEIYTISLQPESILPIEDIAAYNQQEGLSLSEEEVDYLNKLADKLGRKLTDSEVFGFSQVNSEHCRHKIFNGTFVIDGEEQPSSLFKLIRKTSEANPNGIVSAYKDNVAFVKGPRVQQFAPKRADVPDYYEIKDFDSVISLKAETHNFPTTVEPFNGAATGSGGEIRDRLAGGQGSLPLAGTAVYMTSFSRLEENRPWEKAVNERDWLYQTPMDILIKASNGASDFGNKFGQPLITGSILTFEHEEDARKLGYDKVIMQAGGVGYGKADQAKKEKPALNDKIVVLGGENYRIGMGGAAVSSADTGALGSGIELNAIQRSNPEMQKRVANAVRGMVESDHNTIVSIHDHGAGGHLNCLSELVEETGGKIDLDKLPVGDPTLSAKEIIGNESQERMGLVISQKNIDTLQKIADRERAPMYTVGEVTGDHRFTFESATNGSKPMDLKMEDMFGSSPKVIMQDKTVDRKYEPVTYDAAELNTYLEQVLQLEAVASKDWLTNKVDRCVGGRVAKQQCAGPLQLPLNNCGVMALDFQGKDGIATSIGHAPLSALIDPAAGSRNAIAESLSNIVWAPLKDGLESISLSANWMWACKNEGEDARLYKAVKACSEFAISLGINIPTGKDSLSMKQKYKDGEVIAPGTVIISAAGHCDDITAVVEPVLRKSGGAIYYINLSGDRYKLGGSSFAQILNKIGTETPDVLDAGQFKTTFNTLQELVKAGKIQAGHDIGSGGLITTLLELCFADRNLGANLDLSALGDQDIIETLFAENIGIVFQADASAEAVLNANGVVYHQIGTVSETAQLTVKNAAGNWSFDIDHLRDVWFKTSYLLDQKQSGPVKAKERFDNYKNHVLNYSFPLNFDGKKPVIDAAKPRPKAAVLREKGSNSERELANAMYLAGFDVKDVHMTDLISGRETLEDIQFIGAVGGFSNSDVLGSAKGWAGAFLYNEKAKNALTNFFKREDTLSVGVCNGCQLFVELGLINEDHEEKPKMLHNDSAKHESIFTSLTIQENNSVMLSTLAGSTLGVWVSHGEGKFHLPYAEDQYNIVSKYAYETYPANPNGSDYNTAMLSDQTGRHLVMMPHIERSLFQWHWANYPEGRKDEVSPWIEAFVNARKWIDKLAKQTF